Genomic DNA from Nocardioides aquaticus:
CCGCCGCGAGGTGCTGGCGGGTGACCGGCTGGTCCACCGCCCGGAAGCCGGCGTCGGCGACCGCGCGGCGGGCGAAGTCGTGGTGCAGGATCGCGCCGGTGCCGACCAGGACGAAGTCCGCGCCGCGCGACAGGCACCACGCGGCGTCGGCGGCCGACTTGATCTCGCCGGCCAGCCCGAGCCGGGCGCCGTGGCGGGGCAGGTCGACGACGTGGTCGACCAGCAGGCCGTCCCAGCGCTCGGTGTCGTGCGGGGCCTTGCGGACGTCCCACATCGAGACGTCGAGGTAGTCCAGCCGCCCGCTCGCCAGCACCGAGCCGGCGACCTCGCGGAACTCGCCGAGCTCGATGCCCATCCGCTCCGGGGTCAGCCGCAGCCCGACCTGGAAGTCGGGCCCGGTCGCCCCGCGGACGCCCTCGAGGACCTCGCGCAGGAAGCGGGACCGGTCCTCGAGCGAGCCGCCGTACCCGTCCTGGCGGTGGTTCGAGCGCGCGTCGAGGAACTGCCCGATCAGGTAGCCGTGCGCGCCGTGCAGCTCGACCCCGTCGAAGCCGGCCCTCTCGGCGCGGACCGCGCCGGCCACGAAGTCGGCGACGGCCTCGTGCACCTCGGCGGTGCTCAGCGCGGTCGCACCGGTCGACTCGTCGTCCCAGGGCGCCTTCGTCGGGACGCCGGAGACCTCGCTGCTGGCGCGGCGACCGCCGTGGTGGAGCTGCACCGAGGAGACCGCGCCGGCCTCGCGCAGCGACGTCGCGAGCCGGGTCAGGCCGGGGAGGTGTGCGTCGGAGGCGATCCCGAGCTGGCCGTGCCAGGCCTTGCCGGCGTCGGAGACGTACGCGGCGCACGTCATGACCAGCCCGAAGCCGCCCTCGGCGCGCGCCCGCAGCCACCGGTGCTCGTCCTCGGCCAGGGTGCCGTCCGCGTGCGACTGCTTGTTGGTCAACGGCGCCAGCGCGTAGCTGTTCGGCCACGCGGGCCCGTGGGGCAGGGAGAGGGTCACCCCGCCAGTCAACCCGTCGGCCCGGGCGGGCGGGGAGCCGGGTGCGCCGACCCGACCGTCCGGCCGATGCCCCGGGCGGCCACCTGGAGCGGCGCGACCAGCCGGGCGCGCTGCCCGCGGAGCGTCGGGACCACCAGCCCGAGCGCGGCGACCACCTCGCCGTCGGCGCCGCGGCGCACCGGCACGGCCAGCGAGCAGGCGCCCAGGCTCATCTCCTCGCTGGTCGTCGCGTGGTCCTCGGCCCGGACCCGGGCGAGCTGGCGGTCCAGCGTCCCGGGCTGGGTGACCGTGTAGGCCGTGACCCGGGTCAGCCCGGCCAGCACCTGTCGCCGCACGTCCGCCGGGGCGTGCGCGAGCAGCACCTTGCCGACCCCGGTGGCGTGCAGCGGCAGCCGCGAGCCGACGGTGCTGACCACGGGCACCGACGCGTGCCCGCCCAGCCGGTCGAGGTAGAGCGCCTGGTCACCGTCGCGCACCGCGAGGTGCACCGTGGCGCGGGTCGCGGCGTAGAGGTCGTGCAGGAAGGGCGAGGCCGCCTCGACCAGGTCGGTGTTGACCGGTGCGAGCAGCCCGACGTCCCACAGCCGCCGGCCCACGACGTAGCGGCCGTCCTCCTCCCGGGCCAGCGCACCCCAGGAGACGAGCTCGCCGACCAGGCGGTGCGCCGTCGGCAGCGGCAGCCCGGCCCGCTCCGCGAGCTCGGTGAGGCCGAGCCGCCGGTGGGCGTCGTCGAAGGCGCCGACCAGCGACAGCGCGCGGGACGTGACGCTCGCGCCGGGTGCGGCCCGCGTACGCCCGTCGTCGCCCACCGCGTCCATCCCGCCATCATCGCCCGGGAAACCCCTGGCGCCGACCTCCCGGTCCTGCCTAGCCTCGTCGGGCCCGGTCGATCCCCGACCGGTCGGAGGAGGACACGTGCAGCTGCAGAACCTCGGGTTCGTCATCCTGTCCCGCGACGTCCGCGCGGCCTCGCAGTTCTACGTCGACCTGCTGGGCTTCCAGCCGCTGGTCGTCCTGGACTGGTACGCCAGCCACCAGCACCCGTCCTTCGAGGGCGTCTTCCTCGACGTCCTCGACGCCGACCACGAGGCGGCCGGCGGTCGCCTGCGAGGCCAGGAGACGACGGGCACGATGATCGCGCTCGTCGTCGCCGACGCCACGGCGGAGCGGGAGCGCCTGGCGGGGCTCGGGGCGGAGGTCGTGCTCGACCTGCAGGACGAGCCGTGGGGCCAGCGCCGGTTCCAGGTGCTGGCGCCGGACGACGTCGTGGTCGAGGTGGTCCAGCGGATCGACCCCGACCCGAGCTGGTCGGCCGGCTGACGGACGCTGGCTCAGGCCGTGCTCGGCACCCCGTCCGGCACCGTCTCGTCCTCGAGGTCCGCCGGCACGGTGGCCAGCGCCGCGAGGGCGAGCAGGGCGGCGACCGCGAAGGCGTAGAAGCCCCAGGGGTAGGCGATGCCGGCGGTGACCAGCAGGCCGCCGAGCGAGGGCCCGACGATCGCGCCCACGCGCCCCACGCCGGCCGACATCCCGAGCGCGGTCCCGCGGACCGCGGCCGGGTAGAGGTGCCCGACGAAGGCGTAGACGAGCACCTGCGCGCTGAAGACGAAGATGCCGGCCAGGGTCACGGCGACGTAGACCAGCGGGGTGCTCTCCAGACGGACCGACAGGGCAGCGAGGAAGACCGCCGCCAGGCCGAACCAGGCCAGGACGGTCGGCTTGTTGCCGCGCGAGTCGCTGATCCGACCGGCCAGCAGCAGGCCCAGCACCGCGCCGACGTTCAGCACCAGCAGCAGCCCGGTGCCCTGGTCGATCGAGTAGCCGGCCTCGCCCATGATCGTGGGCAGCCAGGTGTTGAGGCCGTAGACCAGGAGCAGACCCATGAACGAGGCGACCCACAGGCCCAGGCTGACCCGCAGGAAGCGCCCCCGCACGACGTCGGAGCTGCGGACGCGCGCCGGGGACAGGGTGCCCTCGGGGGCCGCGCCGCGGCGGGCCAGCTCGTCGAGGTAGCCCTGGGACTCGGGCAGCCTGAGCCACATCACCGGCAGCACCAGCAGCCCGGCCACGCCGCCGACCACGAACATCGACTCCCAGCCGGCGGCGGCGATCAGCCACAGCCCCAGCAGGGCCGTCAGCACCGCGCCGACGTGGTAGCCGGTCATCATCCGGGTCACCGCGGTGCCGCCGCGCCCGGGCGTCGCGTGCTCGCTCATGTAGGCCAGCGCCGTCGGCAGGCAGGCTCCCAGGCCGAGCCCGGCGGCGAACCGCAGCACCGTGAACGACGTCGTGCTCCCCGCCAGCGGGATCGCCAGGGTGAGCACCGAGAAGAGCGCGATGCACCCGATCAGCGGGAGGCGCCGGCCGTACCGGTCGGCGACCGGGCCGATCGCGACCGCGCCGATCCCCACGCCGACCAGGCCCAGGGTCGAGGCGACGGTCAGCGAGGCCGCGGTGAAGCCGAGGTCGCCGGAGGCGGCCAGGACCGGGATCACCGCACCGAGGACGACGAGGTCGAAGCCGTCGAGGGCCACGGCGGCCCAGCACAGCCAGACGGGCCAGGCCGAGCGGGCGGTGGTGGTGGGGTCGGTCATCGGGGTGCTCCGAGACGGTCGGGGACGGGGTGCATCCGGCCACGCTGCCCACGTCCGGGTGACGGTCGCCACAGGCCGGTTCCGTCCAGCGGAAGTCGGGTGTGTCGGTCGTCTCCGCCGACGGGACACGATGGCGTCATGCCCGAGGTCGCGCCCGTCCGTTCCCACGTGCCCGTCGCCGTCGTCGGTGCCGGTCCCGCCGGCCTCATGCTCACCCACCTGCTCGCCCGGTCCGGCATCGCCAGCACCGCCGTCGACCTGCGCACGCGCGCCGAGATCGAGCAGACCCACCGCGCCGGCATCCTGGAGTCCGACAGCGTGCGGATGCTGGTCGACAGCGGTGCCTCCGACCGGGTCCTGCGCGACGGCGACGAGCACCGCGGGATCGAGCTCGGCTTCGGCGGGGGCCGGCACCACCTCGACTTCGCCGACCTCGTCGGTGCCACCACCCGGCTCTACCCGCAGACCGACGTCTTCCTCGACCTCGCCGACGCCCGCGAGCGCGACGGCGGGGACGTCCGCTTCGGGGTCGCCGACGTCGAGGTCGGCGACCTGTCCGCCCGGACGCCGGCGGTGCGGTTCACCGACGCGGACGGCGTGCGGCACGAGGTCACCTGCGACTACCTCGTCGGGGCCGACGGCTCCCGCTCGGCGTGCCGCCGGGCGGTCCCGGCCGACGCCCGACGCCAGTACGTGCGGGAGTACCCGTTCGCCTGGTTCGGCATCCTCGCCGAGGCGCCGCCCAGCGCGCCCGAGCTCGTCTACCACCACAGCCCGGACGGCTTCGCCCTCGTCAGCCAGCGCACGCCGACCCTGCAGCGGATGTACTTCCAGTGCGACGCCGCCGAGGACCCCGACGCGTGGTCCGACGACCGGGTCTGGGCGCGGCTGCAGGCGATCTGCGGCAGCAACGGCCACGAGCTCCTCGAGGGGCCGATCACCTCGCGCACCGTGCTGCCGTTCCGCTCCTTCGTCCAGGAGCCGCTACGCCACGGCCGCACCGTGCTGGTCGGCGACGCCGGGCACACCGTCCCGCCGACCGGCGCCAAGGGCCTCAACCTGGCCCTGGCCGACGTCCGGGTGCTGGCCGAGGAGCTCGAGCGCGCCGTGCGCGACGACGACCCCGACCACCTCGACACCTACTCCGTCCGCGCCCTCGAGCGGGTCTGGAAGGTCCAGCACTTCTCCTACTGGATGACCACCATGCTGCACGCGCTGCCCGACGCGTCCGACTTCGACCTGCGCCGCCAGCAGGGCGAGCTGGCCGCCGTCGTCGGCTCCCGCGCCGGCTCCACCTGGCTGGCCGAGGCCTACACCGGCTGGCCGACCACGACCACGGGAGGACCCCGATGACCGAGACGACCCAGGCGCAGACGACCCAGGCCCAGCCGACCCAGGCCCAGCCGACACAGGCCGAGGTCAGCGCCGAGATCGAGGCCGAGGAGCAGGCGTACGCCGCCCGCCCCGCCGGCACGCCCGCGGAGACCGCGACCCGGCGCGGCTGGGGGGCGTACCGCTCCAGCGTGCTGCGCGTCCCGCGCAACGACCCCCACCCCGTCGACCCCGAGGGCGTCGAGCTCTGGGCGCCCTGCTTCGGCCAGCGCGACGTCGACCCGCTCGAGGCCGACCTGACCATCCAGGGCCGCGGCGAGCCACTGGGGGAGCGGATCGTGGTCACCGGGCGGGTCCTGGACGGCGACGGCCGCCCGGTGCGCGGGCAGCTCGTCGAGGTCTGGCAGGCGAACGCGAGCGGCAGGTACGTCCACCAGCGCGACCAGCACCCGGCGCCCCTCGACCCGCACTTCACCGGCACCGGGCGCTGCCTGACCGACCAGGACGGCACGTACCGCTTCACCACGGTCAAGCCCGGGCCGTACCCGTGGCGCAACCACCGCAACGCCTGGCGGCCGGCGCACGTGCACTTCTCGCTCTTCGGCACCGACTTCACCCAGCGGCTGGTGACCCAGATGTACTTCCCCGGCGACCCCCTGATGGGGCTGGACCCGATCGCGACCGCCGTGGTGGACCCCGCCGCCCGGGCCCGGATGGTCGCGACCTACGACCACGACCTGACCCAGCCCGAATGGGCCACCGGCTACCGGTGGGACGTCGTCCTGACCGGCGCGCACCGCACCCCCCGCGAGGACGACCTCGCCGCCGCCCTGGGCGAGGAGGCCTGATGACCGCGACGCCGCCGACCCCCGGCCCGACCCCCGGACCGACCCCCGGCCAGACGGTGGGCCCGTTCTTCCACGACGCCCTGCCGTGGCCGGGCGACGCCGAGCTGGTCCCGCCCGGGCGCGCCGACGCCGTACGCCTGCACGGCGTGGTCCGTGACGGCGCCGGCGACCCGGTGCCCGACGCGCTGGTCGAGCTGTGGCAGGTCGGCCCGGACGGCCGGGTCGTGCAGCGGCCTGGCTCGCTGCGCCGCGACGGCCACACCTTCACCGGCTTCGGGCGCTGCGCCACCGACCGGGCCGGGTCCTACTCGTTCACCACGCTGCTGCCCGGGCCGCACGCCGACGGAGCCGCGCCCTTCGTCGCCCTCACCGTCTTCGCCCGGGGGCTGCTCCACCGCCTGCTGACCCGTGCCTACCTGCCCGAGGGTCGGGGTGGCACGGCCGAGGCCCTGGCGGCCGACCCGCTGCTGTCCGCGCTCGACGACGCCGGGCGGGCGACGCTGGTCTGCGACGTGGACGGCGACGCGCTGCGCCGCGACCTGGTGCTGCAGGGTCCGGGGGAGACGGTCTGGCTGACCTACCCCCGGCTGCCGCACGGCGGCTGAGCCGGGCCGGGCGGACGTGGGCGAGACTGACGGGGTGACCGACCTCCTCGTGCCCGGCGACCACCGTGCCGACGGCGTCCTCGACGACGCCGCCGTGCTCGCGGCGATGCTCCGGGTCGAGGAGACCTGGCTGGCCGCGCTGGTCGTGCACGACGTCGCGCCGCCGGCCGCGGCCCTGCCCGCCGGGGGGCTGGGCCGCCTCGTCGGCGACGGTGACCTCGCCGTGCTGGCCCGGGAGGCCGACGACAGCGGCAACCCGGTCGTCGCGCTGGTCGCCCTGCTGCGCGCGCGGCTGGAGGACGCCGGGGAGCCGGACGCCGCGCGCTGGCTGCACCGCGGCCTGACCAGCCAGGACGTCGTCGACACCGCCCTGGTGCTCGGGGCCCGCGAGGGCGTGCGCCGGGTGCGCCTCGACCTGGCCACCCAGGTCGCCCGGCTGGCGCAGGTCGTGGCGGCGCACCGCGACACGCTCGCCGCCGGGCGGACGCTGACGCAGCACGCGGTCCCGACCACCGTCGGCCTGCGCGGCGCCGGGTGGCTGACCGGCCTGCTCGACGCCGACGACGACCTCGCCGCGCTCGAGGCCGACGGCTGGCCGGTCCAGGTCGGGGGTGCCGGCGGCACCCTCGCCGCGCTGGTCGCGCAGGCCGGGCCCGAGCGCGCCCGGGCGGTGGTCGCCACCCTCGCCGAGCAGCTCGGCCTGCGCCCCGTCGCCCCGTGGCACGGCCGCCGTCGCCCGCTGACCCGGGTCGGCGACGCCCTGACCACCACCACCGACGCCTGGGGCCACCTCGCCGCGGACGTGCTCGCGCTCGGCCGGCCCGAGGTCGGCGAGCTCGCCGAGGGCGCCGGCGGCGGGTCGTCGA
This window encodes:
- the pcaH gene encoding protocatechuate 3,4-dioxygenase subunit beta encodes the protein MTETTQAQTTQAQPTQAQPTQAEVSAEIEAEEQAYAARPAGTPAETATRRGWGAYRSSVLRVPRNDPHPVDPEGVELWAPCFGQRDVDPLEADLTIQGRGEPLGERIVVTGRVLDGDGRPVRGQLVEVWQANASGRYVHQRDQHPAPLDPHFTGTGRCLTDQDGTYRFTTVKPGPYPWRNHRNAWRPAHVHFSLFGTDFTQRLVTQMYFPGDPLMGLDPIATAVVDPAARARMVATYDHDLTQPEWATGYRWDVVLTGAHRTPREDDLAAALGEEA
- a CDS encoding lyase family protein; protein product: MTDLLVPGDHRADGVLDDAAVLAAMLRVEETWLAALVVHDVAPPAAALPAGGLGRLVGDGDLAVLAREADDSGNPVVALVALLRARLEDAGEPDAARWLHRGLTSQDVVDTALVLGAREGVRRVRLDLATQVARLAQVVAAHRDTLAAGRTLTQHAVPTTVGLRGAGWLTGLLDADDDLAALEADGWPVQVGGAGGTLAALVAQAGPERARAVVATLAEQLGLRPVAPWHGRRRPLTRVGDALTTTTDAWGHLAADVLALGRPEVGELAEGAGGGSSTMPGKANPVRSVLLHRAALAAPAHLATLHLAAAGQVEERADGAWHAEWPALRALVRGAVTAGGHATDLLAGLVVHADVATARAHEAAEVLTAEQRSMAALAGPAPRAVTADADPASYLGLAGDLVDAVLVRAATHQAAHQAAHQTRPSPTPEVP
- a CDS encoding MFS transporter → MTDPTTTARSAWPVWLCWAAVALDGFDLVVLGAVIPVLAASGDLGFTAASLTVASTLGLVGVGIGAVAIGPVADRYGRRLPLIGCIALFSVLTLAIPLAGSTTSFTVLRFAAGLGLGACLPTALAYMSEHATPGRGGTAVTRMMTGYHVGAVLTALLGLWLIAAAGWESMFVVGGVAGLLVLPVMWLRLPESQGYLDELARRGAAPEGTLSPARVRSSDVVRGRFLRVSLGLWVASFMGLLLVYGLNTWLPTIMGEAGYSIDQGTGLLLVLNVGAVLGLLLAGRISDSRGNKPTVLAWFGLAAVFLAALSVRLESTPLVYVAVTLAGIFVFSAQVLVYAFVGHLYPAAVRGTALGMSAGVGRVGAIVGPSLGGLLVTAGIAYPWGFYAFAVAALLALAALATVPADLEDETVPDGVPSTA
- a CDS encoding NADH:flavin oxidoreductase; its protein translation is MTLSLPHGPAWPNSYALAPLTNKQSHADGTLAEDEHRWLRARAEGGFGLVMTCAAYVSDAGKAWHGQLGIASDAHLPGLTRLATSLREAGAVSSVQLHHGGRRASSEVSGVPTKAPWDDESTGATALSTAEVHEAVADFVAGAVRAERAGFDGVELHGAHGYLIGQFLDARSNHRQDGYGGSLEDRSRFLREVLEGVRGATGPDFQVGLRLTPERMGIELGEFREVAGSVLASGRLDYLDVSMWDVRKAPHDTERWDGLLVDHVVDLPRHGARLGLAGEIKSAADAAWCLSRGADFVLVGTGAILHHDFARRAVADAGFRAVDQPVTRQHLAAEAVGPVFVDYLAENWDDFVA
- a CDS encoding 4-hydroxybenzoate 3-monooxygenase, with protein sequence MPEVAPVRSHVPVAVVGAGPAGLMLTHLLARSGIASTAVDLRTRAEIEQTHRAGILESDSVRMLVDSGASDRVLRDGDEHRGIELGFGGGRHHLDFADLVGATTRLYPQTDVFLDLADARERDGGDVRFGVADVEVGDLSARTPAVRFTDADGVRHEVTCDYLVGADGSRSACRRAVPADARRQYVREYPFAWFGILAEAPPSAPELVYHHSPDGFALVSQRTPTLQRMYFQCDAAEDPDAWSDDRVWARLQAICGSNGHELLEGPITSRTVLPFRSFVQEPLRHGRTVLVGDAGHTVPPTGAKGLNLALADVRVLAEELERAVRDDDPDHLDTYSVRALERVWKVQHFSYWMTTMLHALPDASDFDLRRQQGELAAVVGSRAGSTWLAEAYTGWPTTTTGGPR
- the pcaG gene encoding protocatechuate 3,4-dioxygenase subunit alpha, with amino-acid sequence MTATPPTPGPTPGPTPGQTVGPFFHDALPWPGDAELVPPGRADAVRLHGVVRDGAGDPVPDALVELWQVGPDGRVVQRPGSLRRDGHTFTGFGRCATDRAGSYSFTTLLPGPHADGAAPFVALTVFARGLLHRLLTRAYLPEGRGGTAEALAADPLLSALDDAGRATLVCDVDGDALRRDLVLQGPGETVWLTYPRLPHGG
- a CDS encoding VOC family protein, whose protein sequence is MQLQNLGFVILSRDVRAASQFYVDLLGFQPLVVLDWYASHQHPSFEGVFLDVLDADHEAAGGRLRGQETTGTMIALVVADATAERERLAGLGAEVVLDLQDEPWGQRRFQVLAPDDVVVEVVQRIDPDPSWSAG
- a CDS encoding IclR family transcriptional regulator, translated to MDAVGDDGRTRAAPGASVTSRALSLVGAFDDAHRRLGLTELAERAGLPLPTAHRLVGELVSWGALAREEDGRYVVGRRLWDVGLLAPVNTDLVEAASPFLHDLYAATRATVHLAVRDGDQALYLDRLGGHASVPVVSTVGSRLPLHATGVGKVLLAHAPADVRRQVLAGLTRVTAYTVTQPGTLDRQLARVRAEDHATTSEEMSLGACSLAVPVRRGADGEVVAALGLVVPTLRGQRARLVAPLQVAARGIGRTVGSAHPAPRPPGPTG